The following are from one region of the Spodoptera frugiperda isolate SF20-4 chromosome 20, AGI-APGP_CSIRO_Sfru_2.0, whole genome shotgun sequence genome:
- the LOC126911965 gene encoding uncharacterized protein LOC126911965: MYRVTLVNDIHKPLQKILWRAEPTHPLKTYTLNTVTYGTASAPFLATRCLMQLARECDDPSTRSTIEHDFYVDDFLSGSSSVVETIDKCQKVLAVLQTGRYNLRKWQSNSCDVLKAICGDQVTSDFVILSENELSKTLGLNWRCSTDTFSFAINVTPSNNTTKRQILSTISQIFDPIGLVVPCIVEAKILMQQLWLTGCSWDEPVSEEIQHTWSEFTHTLPLLNNFNIPRWVLCESFNCTSLQLHVFTDASERAYGACVYVRSVSENGKVHVHLLTAKSKVAPVKSTTIPRLELCAALLGSRLYNKVRQSLTLEFEEVYFWCDSTIVLGWLSTSPTQLKTFVRHRVSEIQETTAGRSWLYVPSLLNPADLASRGLRADKLLSSSLWWSGPPYLLEGTSSWPQFPNSNHHDVNLPETVSCHHVDVVNKTDNLISSLFPKYASNLNKLQRMIAYVLRFCNKCKKQESACGSLSSSELNNSLHLLCRLSQQDSFSEEYNLLSAGKQLPAKNKLLSLSPFFDTKSNLIRVGGRLSNSFYDYDVKHPILLSSSHIICKLLFNTFHLRLLHPGPQLLLATIRHHFYPIGGRNLAKKVTHQCVRCCRIKASTIQPMMGNLPEQRLHLEFPFLDSGVDYAGPVMIADRKGRGCKLIKAFICVFVCLATRAVHLELVSDLTKEAFLAAMNRFIARRGKPRNIFSDNGTTFVGAFNELANLLSQDLNLSVIDPGINFSFIPAYTPHFGGLWESAVKSTKHHLRRVLGLTNLTFEEMATCLIQVEAILNSRPLTPLSNDPSDLTPLTPAHFLIGRSLVMLPHPQIESTNITNLQRFRRVEYLKQHFWHRFSQEYILWLQEKTKWHRSSGELKEGTLVVIKDKSLPPLLWLLGRITRVLPGRDGVARVADIHTRRGVIRRAFNTICPLPVSVEDSSTGGGC, encoded by the coding sequence ATGTATAGAGTTACTCTTGTGAACGACATTCATAAACCTCTGCAAAAGATCCTTTGGAGAGCAGAACCAACTCATCCCCTAAAAACGTATACGCTAAACACAGTGACGTATGGCACTGCTTCAGCACCATTCTTAGCAACCAGGTGTCTCATGCAGCTTGCTCGAGAGTGTGATGATCCATCAACGCGCTCTACAATTGAGCATGACTTCTATGTCGATGACTTTTTGTCAGGGAGTTCGTCTGTGGTAGAGACGATAGACAAATGTCAAAAGGTCCTTGCTGTTCTTCAAACTGGTAGGTACAATCTACGCAAATGGCAATCCAATTCATGTGATGTACTGAAGGCTATTTGTGGAGATCAGGTTACCTCTGATTTCGTCATCCTTAGCGAAAATGAATTGTCAAAGACACTAGGGCTAAACTGGAGGTGCTCAACAGACACATTTTCCTTTGCCATCAATGTCACTCCCAGTAACAACACTACGAAACGTCAAATCTTATCGACAATTTCCCAAATATTTGACCCTATTGGCTTGGTTGTTCCTTGCATAGTAGAGGCTAAAATATTAATGCAGCAGTTGTGGCTTACGGGTTGCTCTTGGGATGAACCCGTTTCTGAAGAGATTCAGCATACCTGGAGTGAATTCACACACACTTTACCTCTTCTGAATAATTTCAACATACCTCGGTGGGTTCTTTGTGAGTCATTTAATTGTACTTCGTTGCAGTTACATGTTTTCACTGACGCCTCTGAAAGAGCTTACGGTGCTTGTGTGTATGTTCGAAGTGTATCGGAGAACGGAAAGGTTCACGTTCATCTTCTAACGGCCAAAAGCAAAGTCGCTCCAGTCAAGTCCACAACCATTCCCCGCCTCGAACTCTGTGCAGCATTATTGGGCTCACGTCTTTATAATAAGGTCCGTCAGTCATTGACTTTGGAATTTGAGGAGGTATACTTCTGGTGTGACTCTACTATAGTGTTGGGCTGGTTATCTACGTCCCCAACGCAGCTTAAGACGTTTGTTCGCCATAGAGTTTCTGAGATACAGGAAACTACTGCGGGAAGGTCTTGGCTCTATGTTCCCTCTCTTTTAAACCCCGCAGACCTCGCTTCGCGTGGACTCAGGGCCGACAAACTACTGTCGTCTTCGTTGTGGTGGTCAGGACCTCCATATCTTCTTGAAGGTACATCTTCTTGGCCACAAtttccaaattcaaatcatCATGACGTCAATCTTCCTGAAACAGTTTCTTGTCATCATGTTGACGTCGTCAATAAAACAGATAATCTTATAAGTTCGTTATTTCCTAAATATGCATCTAATCTTAACAAATTACAACGTATGATTGCATACGTGTTACGATTCTGTAATAAGTGTAAGAAACAGGAATCTGCCTGCGGTTCACTCTCTTCTTCAgaattaaacaattctttacATCTTCTTTGTAGATTATCTCAACAGGATTCGTTTTCTGAAGAATATAATTTGCTGTCAGCAGGCAAACAATTACCTGCTAAAAATAAACTTCTCTCCTTGTCTCCATTCTTTGACACTAAATCTAACTTAATTCGTGTGGGGGGCAGGTTGAGTAATTCCTTTTACGATTACGATGTTAAGCATCCAATTCTCTTATCTAGTTCTCATATTATTTGCAAGTTGTTATTCAATACGTTTCACTTGCGTCTCTTGCATCCAGGACCACAGCTCTTACTTGCTACGATTCGTCACCACTTCTACCCTATTGGGGGCAGGAACTTGGCGAAGAAGGTCACACATCAATGCGTGAGATGTTGTAGGATCAAGGCAAGCACTATCCAACCTATGATGGGAAATCTTCCAGAGCAACGCTTGCATCTGGAATTTCCTTTCTTAGACTCCGGTGTCGATTATGCTGGACCTGTCATGATAGCTGATCGTAAAGGACGAGGGTGTAAACTCATTAAAgcttttatttgtgtttttgtgtgtCTGGCTACCAGAGCCGTCCACCTCGAACTTGTATCGGACCTCACGAAGGAGGCTTTCCTAGCTGCCATGAACCGCTTTATTGCTCGAAGGGGGAAGCCACGTAACATCTTTTCCGACAACGGTACAACGTTTGTCGGGGCTTTCAATGAGTTGGCTAACTTGCTATCACAGGACCTGAACTTAAGCGTCATTGATCCGGGCATTAACTTCTCCTTTATCCCTGCGTACACTCCTCACTTCGGCGGATTATGGGAGTCCGCAGTTAAATCTACGAAGCACCACCTCAGAAGAGTTCTAGGTTTAACAAACCTTACTTTTGAAGAGATGGCAACATGTCTAATTCAAGTGGAGGCTATCTTGAACTCCAGGCCTTTAACTCCGCTTTCCAACGATCCTTCCGACCTTACACCTTTAACTCCAGCACATTTCCTTATTGGACGATCACTTGTTATGTTGCCTCATCCACAGATCGAGAGTACGAACATCACCAATCTGCAACGGTTTCGACGAGTTGAATACTTGAAACAACATTTTTGGCATCGTTTCTCTCAGGAATACATTCTGTGGCTGCAGGAGAAGACGAAATGGCACCGATCGTCAGGAGAGCTGAAAGAAGGGACACTCGTTGTCATTAAGGATAAAAGCTTACCGCCTTTACTCTGGCTTTTAGGGCGCATCACACGGGTGCTTCCTGGCAGAGATGGCGTAGCCAGAGTCGCCGACATCCACACGCGAAGGGGTGTCATTCGGCGAGCCTTTAACACCATCTGCCCTCTACCTGTCTCTGTTGAAGACTCTTCAACGGGGGGAGGATGTTGA
- the LOC126911966 gene encoding uncharacterized protein LOC126911966, with translation MTDIKSLIKKRASIKAKLTLFSTYLNVVKSCEKLSEIQLIEIEQRLNAFESLYEKYDTLQIHLEEAVDEPSEQYAERETFENLYYALVASARQLVGSARKHLTGDSASEVVSGSSHTHNHSSVRLPKIDLPKFSGSYHDWLEFRDTFISIIHKNEGIDKINKLHYLRASLKGSASLIIDNLDFRSDNYDAAWKLLCSRYDNKRLLVNNHVQALFNINSINKESSKALRHLVDTINKNLRALSTLDQPVQHWDTLIIYIMTSRLDQVTNREWEEHRNSLNDPPTLDIFINFISNRADLLETLEESRPLKSRAEGAGEGNHRSKAFALTFESSHSKVVFCPMCKEKHFIFQCDKFRILPVQDRIKKAHASNVCLNCLRPGHHARNCKLGHCKYCPEKHNTLLHTDKESPRTQNIVLSANHLNTSKVVLLSTAVVKVSDAAGNLHDARVLLDNGSTANFISEDFCRKLRIHIYPVKSNVRGINDQASACSHGCTIRLKSDHSNFEVGLDCYVSSSIPNTYVHTDNISLPSNIVLADPDFYTPSSIDILVGAEIFWGIIGMNRITLGKNMPTLVESKLGWLVTGVLQQPNHSSPNISSFVTLLGTRFSKSTAQTDMRGAILRRHFRRDHIS, from the coding sequence ATGACTGATATCAAAAGCCTTATTAAGAAGCGAGCTTCGATTAAAGCTAAGCTTACGCTATTTTCCACTTATTTAAACGTAGTCAAGTCTTGCGAAAAGTTAAGTGAGATTCAGCTCATTGAAATTGAGCAGCGACTGAATGCATTCGAGAgcttatatgaaaaatatgacACGTTACAGATTCACCTGGAAGAAGCAGTGGACGAACCCAGCGAGCAATATGCGGAACGCGAGACATTCGAGAACCTGTACTACGCGTTGGTTGCTTCTGCACGCCAGCTAGTCGGCAGCGCTCGCAAGCATCTTACGGGAGACTCCGCGTCCGAGGTGGTATCTGGTTCTTCTCATACACACAATCATTCATCTGTGCGATTACCCAAAATTGATTTACCGAAATTCTCCGGCAGCTATCATGACTGGTTAGAATTTAGGGACACCTTTATTTCCATCATACACAAGAATGAAGgtatcgataaaattaataaactgcACTATCTTCGTGCTTCGTTGAAGGGTAGTGCCTCTCTTATTATAGACAATTTAGACTTCAGGTCAGATAATTATGACGCTGCTTGGAAGTTGCTCTGCTCGAGATACGACAACAAAAGACTGCTTGTAAATAATCATGTTCAAgcactttttaatataaatagcatCAACAAGGAGTCCAGTAAGGCATTGCGTCATTTAGTTGatacaatcaataaaaatttaagAGCCTTGTCCACTCTTGATCAGCCAGTTCAGCATTGGGACActcttattatttatatcatgACCAGTAGGCTTGATCAAGTGACGAATCGTGAGTGGGAAGAGCACAGGAATTCGTTAAATGATCCTCCAACTTTAGACATCTTCATAAATTTCATTAGTAACAGAGCTGACTTATTGGAGACACTTGAAGAGTCTAGACCTTTAAAATCTAGAGCTGAAGGTGCAGGTGAGGGTAATCATAGGTCGAAAGCGTTTGCATTAACATTCGAGTCCTCTCACTCAAAGGTCGTATTTTGTCCCATGTGTAAGGAGAAACACTTCATTTTTCAATGTGACAAATTTAGAATTCTGCCTGTTCAGGATAGGATTAAGAAAGCTCACGCTTCTAACGTTTGTTTAAACTGTCTTCGACCAGGGCATCATGCACGAAATTGCAAATTAGGTCATTGTAAATACTGTCCTGAAAAACACAATACTTTGCTTCACACAGACAAAGAATCTCCTCGTACACAAAACATTGTTCTTTCTGCCAATCACCTTAATACATCAAAGGTTGTATTACTGTCCACAGCGGTCGTGAAGGTGTCAGACGCTGCAGGCAATCTTCACGATGCCAGGGTGTTGCTGGACAACGGAAGCACGGCGAACTTCATATCTGAAGACTTCTGCCGCAAGCTACGTATCCACATTTATCCCGTTAAATCTAATGTGAGAGGCATAAATGACCAGGCATCAGCTTGCTCACATGGCTGTACAATTCGATTAAAGTCAGACCATAGTAATTTTGAAGTAGGACTAGATTGCTACGTGTCATCCTCCATTCCTAACACATATGTTCATACGGATAACATCAGTTTACCTAGCAACATAGTTCTTGCCGACCCTGACTTTTATACTCCGTCTTCCATCGACATCCTTGTCGGAGCGGAAATATTTTGGGGTATCATAGGCATGAATCGCATTACACTAGGTAAAAACATGCCCACATTAGTTGAGTCGAAATTAGGTTGGCTCGTAACAGGCGTGTTACAGCAACCTAATCATTCATCCCCTAACATTTCTTCCTTTGTAACGCTTTTGGGAACTAGATTCAGTAAATCCACAGCACAAACAGACATGCGAGGAGCGATCCTGCGAAGACATTTTCGTAGAGACCACATATCGTGA